Below is a genomic region from Paludicola sp. MB14-C6.
CAATCTTGATAATGATTTTTATCGCTTTTCTTTATGTATTCACCAAGCTTCATATTACTGATGTTGATACCGATAAATTGAATTACCGAAGGTTCATCTACTGTGTCGGCTATTTTAATTAAACGACCAGCATTGCTAAAATAATAAAACTGCTTTTCATTTCGAATAATTAACTTGGTCTTTGCAATTTTTAGTTCAATATGAAGCGTTGTAGGAAACTTTCTTTTTACTTCAACAGCATCTATTGCTATATTTTTATTCAATACTTCATTTGCAATTTGCTTAGTATTAACAAGTAACAGATTATCGCCTATTTTTGCACCACTATTTTTAATAACGGTTTGTGATGCCAATATTTTATTATCTGATACCGTTATTTTTTTTATATTAAACAATACCGTAAAAGACAGTGTAACCAACGTCACTGTCAACAAAAATAGCAATATGATGTAGTGCAAAGCATAATTTTTTTTATGACGTTTTTTATGACGTTTTGCATTGCTTTGCCTACTTTGATTTCTCAATTGTTGCTCATCGACAACTGCACTTCGCGGTTCTTGATTATACTTCATGCTTATGATAATTCCTTTCTGTTTTTGTGCTAATATCGTCATATTCACAATAACCTTTATCGGCTATGACGGTACAAGCACAAATGACAGCTTGAAAAGTTATTCTTTTTATTCTCTGATGATTTTTGCCCCAAGTTTATTAAATTGTTCTTCTATCGTTTCATATCCTCTGTCAATATGATAGATATGATTTATTTTTGACACGCCTTGAGCTGCTAATGCTGCAATTACCAATGCTGCTCCACCACGTAAATCAGTAGCTTCTACAGAAGCTCCATATAGCTTTTTAACGCCCTCTACAACGGCAACTTTGCCTTCAACTTTAATATCGGCTCCCATTCTGGTTAATTCACCAACATGTTTATATCGACTTTCAAAAATATTTTCAACAAACATACTCGTTCCACTTGCAACTGTCAGCATTGCCATTATTGGAGCTTGTGCATCGGTTGGAAAGCCCGGATAAGGCATTGTTCTTATATTTTTAACCGGACGAATGATACTTGGTCCTGATATATTGATTTTATTGCTGTAAACGGAAAGCTTACATCCAGCTTGCTCTAAGATTGGTAAAACACTTTCAATATCATCTGTGTTAAT
It encodes:
- a CDS encoding cell division protein FtsQ/DivIB — encoded protein: MTILAQKQKGIIISMKYNQEPRSAVVDEQQLRNQSRQSNAKRHKKRHKKNYALHYIILLFLLTVTLVTLSFTVLFNIKKITVSDNKILASQTVIKNSGAKIGDNLLLVNTKQIANEVLNKNIAIDAVEVKRKFPTTLHIELKIAKTKLIIRNEKQFYYFSNAGRLIKIADTVDEPSVIQFIGINISNMKLGEYIKKSDKNHYQDCLKIYDTIAAAKMPKITGVSLENPSCITLNYNNQIQIKVGNIKDLTYKLNVAKEVIKKIGDNEKGVIDVQINGKAFFKPEVKNPNL